The genomic stretch TCATTTGGCACTAGACCAAAGGGATGGTTGAAAATCAGGAAgctccctgtcccagctctgccactcatTTGGTGGCCCAAGGAGAGGGCACTGGCCTTTTCAGGAACTTGATTTCCTTCACCAGTAAAACAAAGGGCTTGAGTCAGATTCTCTCTAATGTGTCTTCCAGCTCTGAGCCTTATCATTCTAAGACGTCCTCCAACAGAGGGCAGAATGACAGGCATGGAAAGAACCCAGCCTCCCTCACTGCTTTGCCAGCTGAAACCATGATTTTCTTACCAGgagtgactttatttttttttttttcactaacttCAGTGATAAACTGGACCCCAAAATGGAGAGGACCTAATCTAACTACGTGATGTTAAAATCAACTCTTTTAGCAATATCCAAGCCAGCCTGGGAGTGTGGGTTACAGATTCTTGGCCTATATCTCTTCAaagattaatttcttttcatgATGGCTTTTCAGAGATTCAGAAAAGAACCATGACAAGGGGGCacctggcacagcagctaagatgccacttgggatgcccatgtcctaTTTCTGAGTTTCTGTTTCCAGTCCCAACTGCAGCTCTGACTCCAGCGCCCTGCAAGTACACACTctggaaagcagtaaatgatggctcGAGCACTCCAGTCCCCATAACCCAAATGGGACAtaagactgagttccaggcttctagcttcagcttgaagcaagtatttggggagtggatcatagatggaagatctttaagcTTTTTGGTGTCTTTTTAGAGGTAAGCAGGAAACAAGATTTATAAAAGACAAAAGGATAGCACATACTCATGAAGGAGAACTCTTTCCACCCAACTTGGGGCCATGCTTTTCCAAGGATGAGAGGTGGTGCATGGGCAGGGGCTGATTGCATGCCCAAAAAAGGCaaggttagggttggggctaCAGTACACATGGGTGTCTGCTACCTGATGGTACCTTACCTGCCACCTTAGCTACACAGTGAAGAGTGGATGTGTCCAGCCTTCAGACATGCTGAATCAGTATGGAAGGGgatgggatgggggcagggcacATGAATGGGTGTTTGCAGCTCTTAGTTCCTTGTCCTATACTGTCTCTTCACATAGCCCACAGGAATACCTGCAACAATAGGGTTTGAGAAACACCAATCAGAGTCTTTAGGGTCTTTACTCTCCCTGTAGTCCAATCTGGAAGGACTTAGTCTGCGATGACTGCAGAAGTTCCTCTCCTGTAAGGGAAATTTTCTATCAAGCCAATATCCACCTGTAAGAGAAGCAAGACTCTGCAGCTCTAGGCAGTCTCTTCTCCAGTAGAGAAGGCACAAAGAACCGTTCTGTTGCTTACAGCACTTAGTCCGATCATTTCCCGTGGGCCTTTCCCATCCTGTTTCAATGGATGACAGTATTTACGCCCTAATTCAAAGCTACCTCTTTGAGATTTGACTCCGTTTTTCTGGGAATCATGTACTTTTATATAAATTTCATGTATAAatgaatatgtataaatatataaatatatatatttcatgtaaCTTACTTGTTAGTCTCTTGTTCATCTATCTTTCATTACAGGGGCCTAGTTCAACAAGTACTATGAAGATGGTAGGATTTAGGATGATACAGAATGGGTACCGGAGGCAACTAGATTAGAGTTCCTTGTCCTTGCACAGGACAATTTTAGATATGAGATGGGGAGTAGCTGTaagcaaggaaacatttcatgaagAGAATGTCCCTGATAGGCCAGGAAGGCATCTCAGAAAACAAGTGAGagtttctccttttcaaataaaattttttcaaataaattatttttaaatatttattatttttatttattatcggaaaggcaaatacagagagaaggagagatagaaagatcttccatccattggtccattccccaagtggccacaacagctggtgttgtgctgatccacaaccaggagccaccagtttcttgcaggtctcccacacgggggcagggtcccaaggccttgggccatccttcactgccttcccaggccacaggcagggggctggatggcaagtggagcagctgggatacaaaccgttgccaatatgagatcccagcagatgcaacgcaagaatttagtcactagactatcgCACTGGACCTTAGCTAGAGATTTTCTTAACTTTTCTGAGTGCTTGTTCCAATACGTGCATATGAAGGGTGGCCATGGTCTCCTAAATTATTGTAAGGGATAAGCAATGTTTCAGCTTATTGGGCTCACTAAAAGGCACACTACCTGCTGGAAAAATGTCAGTATTGCTCATCTTAGCTGCAGGGGCCCTGCAATCATTGATTAAGAATTGAAAGTCTTAGAGAGTCTAGCAGTACGCCCCCCACGAATGTTTGCTCACCCATACTCCCTCTGCCTTATTGTCTCCTCTCAGGAAAGATGGCACCAGCCAAGACACAGTTCCAATGCCTGCTGCTGGTCCTGCTGCTGGGGTTGTGGGTGGCCGAGAGTCCAGTCAGTGCCAAGCCCAGTGGCATGACCTCAGCTCAGTGGTTTGAAACACAGCACGTACAGCCCGACCCTGAACCATGTAGCACAGCAATGCCCAAGATCAACCAGTACAACAAATACTGCAAAAACATCAACACTTTCCTGCACGAGACCTTCACCAGCGTGATCCCCATCTGCAACACCCCCAGCATCGCCTGCAAGAACGGCAATGACAACTGCCATGAGAGCTCAGCACCTGTGTCCATGACCAATTGTCAGTATGTTTCAGGGTCATATCCAGATTGCAAGTACAAGCAAACAGAACAGGTTGCAAACTACATTGTGGCCTGTGACCCTCCACAAGCCAAGGACGACTCATCATACAAGCTGCTCCCCGTGCACTTTGATAAAATTGTCTAAGGCTTGCTGTCCCACAAACTCCGCAGGCTTTTTCTTCCGCTGCTGTATTTTCTCTCTAATTCGTTGCAAATACCATTTCCTACCCACAAAACCAACCTCACATGCTCTTGATTCTTTAGGGGGTTCATGGATGCTTCAAATGATGGGGGAAGAAGGATCATTCTCTTTAGCCTCTCTGTTGCTTCCTTTGCTTCTTGTGTGTGGTGCTGCAAGGCCCTTGGAGATTGAggcatgcagggtctcaagatggATCCAGGTTGTAAAAGGCCTCTGACTTCCATCACCTAGGAGACCCGCTTAAAGAAGAAGGATATATAGAATTACAAGTACAAAAAAGTCAGGGCCGTGGTTGGACAGCTCAAAGAAGGGCAGGAGACTCTTGTGTTGGGCAAAGGAATGCATTTGGTTTTGATGAAATAAAAGACTCTCTGCTATGCTGAATGTGTTCTTGTCTGGAGCAGGGGCTGGGTAGGATGGGGATGGGGGTGCAGCGGAGGAAAGCTGTAAGGCTTGGAGCTCCCATCCAGAAACCCTGAAACAGCTTACCTCCACAAGGTGTCAATTTCTCCACACTACAGGCAGGAGTGAGGACAGTACCCCAAACAAACACAGTCTTGCAGTGTTGGCCTTGACACTGTCATCCACGTCCTTCAGAGCTACCAGGTGGGCTCTTCCtatgtaaagagaaaaaaaacattctAAACCCTCAGGATGTCAATCAGGTCTGCATGGATAGGACCCCAGGCAGGAGCCTCCACCTTCTAAaatgaatttccttccttttggaGGTTCAGAATCAGGACCCACCAGGAATTTTGATTGGGTCTTTACCAATACTTCTCTAACTATGGTAAAACAGCAATCATCCATAAAACAGTACATTTGtatgataaataaatgaattactgGGACATGAGATAGAATACGCAGACAGAGAAAACATAGAAACttagatgataaaaaaaaaatcacacagaggAAAACCTTACATACCTGACATAGATGCATACACAGGGACACTTGCTCACACATGTGTACATGGGTAgataacacacacatgcacttcaATAACAAGGTACCTCTACTCCACcccctcctgtctctgcttcctcttcACACCTGCCTTCTCACCTTAGGAAAGACATGCTCCTACTCAAAACCATGACTCAAAGTAAGGAAAGAATGTTTGGTGAGGCATGAAGTGGCAGAGAAAGCACAGAATGCAGACTCCCGCTCCCAAACCTTTCCACACTCTCCAGAAACAGAGCCCATCACAGCCTCACACCCACATCACCCCACTTCAACCATCATTTCTCACTGAGCATTCAGGCGGTCCCTGCCCACCCACATGCTTATAGTCGGGGAGGACATACTGGAAGTGAGAGACAGGCATCTGCCCCTCAGCCTTCTTCCCAGTGTCACGGGCAGGCTCTGCTTCCTGTGTCTGCAACTTAAATGAGTTTCTTACGTTCCTATTCCTAGCCTTCTTTTCTTCTCCTACTGCAGTCCTCAGGAGTGATCTGATACACCTCCATGGGTTTGACCATCACTTCCCTGCTCTCAGAGGCAGACAGTCAGTCCAGATCTCACAAGGGCTAGGCACATACACTCATCCACCGACTGTTACCAGACACTTCGGTGTCCTGAATCCATCTCAACTCCAGACACACAAAGCTAAGTCCATGAATGTATCTGACCTGCTGTCTTAGTTTTGGTTAGTGAATCCATCACACTTCATCACTCACAGTCCTAATCCGAGAGATAACCCATGTCACTTTACTCTTTTTCTCCTGAGTTTTTCAGTAACTATCTACCTTTCCCAGGTACTGCCTCAGGAGGACACAAAAGTCCTTgggtcttgttttctttttcccaaatAGCAGTGGGTTCCTAATGTGTGACCATGCTGGATGGGGCTATGACTGGGAGCAAGGCAAACATGCCCAGGCTGGTGCCATACTGTACTCACAAACTGCTGAGGAAGCAAGAATAAGCAATATATATAAAGGCAGGCAGTACAAAGAGAGAGACTCACCCAGTCAACATCTGTAAGAGTTGTAGCCAGAAAAGCTGGGGAAAATTTTAGAACACAATGAGCCCCTAAGGAATCTAATTATATCCAAATGAGTGGTGTGGCAATCTGAGTGGGAGTTGCTGGCTTCCGTGTGTAGGCTGAGGAAGGAGATGCAGTGTAATTTGAATCTAGGGACCATGGCTGGAAAACTGGCACACTCACAGGGTAATGACATAGCACCCTTAAAGCAGAGTTCAGTGGGGTCTCCTGGAGGTTTACAAAGAGCTGCTCCATAGCCTGGGACCCATATCTCCACGGAGTATACTGTCAGAGTTGCTGCGAAGGTGTTTCCAGGAAAAGCACTGGGCAGGGGATCCCCAGCCATTTGGATGACATAATTATCTCCTAGTGGGTAAGTGCATTTTAATAGCCACAGATTTCAGAATTATGGACAGAAGTAGTTAAAAGAGCCAAATATATAGtattaatatgtttttattaaagaaagcATATATGGGATTTTTGGTATTTGCAGTGTTTGAGAGAATTTGGTGTGTTATAGTAGCAAAAGAATCTTGTAATTCCAACATAAAATGTGCATGATTTGAAATGacacttgcctttcaaattagtttTGGAGCATTTTGGAAACATAAGAATCAAATGACTCCATAAATCACTagatttttaagagtttttaGATATTCAGGAATGTTTATTGGCTAAGCCAGAAATTCAAATTATTGTGTAATAACATGGGATACTAAAAACTTATAATCTTCAATGTTTAAAGAGTTTCATTAATTCCATTTATAAATGGTATCAAGCAGTCACCAAATACAATCTTTAAAGGATTTGggggatttatttctttgtaagttAAATGTGAAAGCTTCAGCAAGaacttggctttggatctgtagCTTCAACATGAGGAACACAAATTGCAAAAAGCCAAACAGTCCTCTAAACATTCTCTGTTGGACACAAAAGGGACATTTTAAAACTCACACCTATCCAATTcctgcagctcccagctttggcaatTGTATTTTCAAAGAGTTCCCTTGTTTGCTGACATCATTGGCATTTCAGAAGGGGGGGCAGGCACTGAGGGTGCAGTAGCCAAGGCTTAGGTTCAAGGGTGCACAAGTGGCAGTGTGGTCAAATTGGGGCCCCTGGAATTGAAGCCAGGCTTTAAACTCACTTCTATGctttcctccctctgctctgtgcTGCCTCCGGTGGTTTAAGCGCAAGGAAGGCCTCACATTGCAGGTTAGAAGAGTTGGAAGGCAGTGAGGAGGGTGTACCTGAGGCCAGTGTGCTGGTGGTAGAATTCTGCAAGATAAgagcaaaagcaaaattctgaGACTACATTTGAGAGTCCATCCTCACTAGGGACTTCTCCTCCTTGGGCAAATGTGAAGTCTTGAGACTACATCTTACCATGCAAAGTAGTTtcttacacacacgcacacacacacacacacgcacacattgcTAGGCAATGGctcatttaagaaatgaacttCTAGTGTTTGCCTGgaagagagaaagtgtgtgtacAAACATATGTGTTCATGGTGGGAAGCTAAATTAGGAGTGCTGCATTCCCCCAATTACAGATTCTTTGGCGTTCCAAACACCTCATCTAAAATGCAAATGTCttttcacagaaacaaaacaagataACGTAACCATCACTTGGAATCAGTCCCACGGGTGTTGGGCTTGGCTGGGGTGCACTTGAAGGCTTGGCACAGCACATGGAGAGTTTTGTGATGCGGGTAACAGACGCAGTGGGGCAGAGATTTGTGTCTCAACCAGGAACACAGAAAAGGAGACATCCAGCCACAAGAGGTGCCTCTACCCAGCCACTTGGCAGGCCTCAAGTTTGGGGTGGCGGCAGCACCAGGGGCGGGGACAGGCAGGACAGGGCTGGCTTCATTACTGCTGTTATCCCTAGAATGGATCCCCCAGGAGCCGCTGAATCTCCTGGGGACCTGTCCATGAAGGCTTGAGGCTGCTGCATCACATGTTCTGTCTTGATAAATGCTCACTGAACAAAGTGTTTTTGGAGCAAAGGAATGTGATCATAAATCTGAAAAGCTTAGAAggcaatttctttaaaataaaaaagctcaTCATACTCAACATTTCTCAACAAGCAGGAACTCACTACGTATGGAAATAGCTTGTGCTATTTAGGGCAGCTCTAAAGACTAAAAACTGCCTTGCATAGAACCTAATCTACTTCTATACACCTGCAAGATTTCCCTGATGCCCTGCACTATGAGCCATCAGAATAACTCCAATTCCTCTTCCCAACTAAcctcttaaatattttaagagagtTTCATGACCCTTACTCTCCAAATACTGCCTCATCTAGCACTAACAAGAACTATAAAATGTCTCCTACCGTTTGACCCAATAATTCCATTTTGTTAAATGTGCCACATAGGAGTAATTCaaaagagaggaggagcaagTTATGCAAATATGTTTAGAATATCACTTTGTATTATAACAGAGAAGAATTTCAAGCAATACTATTTGCCTAAAATGGAGAGCTGATTAACGGATGATGGAGAATGTGGCTGACATTGTCACCGAAGacaacaaatgcaaaaatgtattCTGTGTGGAAATATAGATGAGCAAGGCtccatggaaaaaaaagaatataaagttgcatttccttttaaaatatattatgttCTTATTTTAACAATAAGATGGTGGTGGCTCTGGCTTTGGCGATAACCAGGTTAAAACAAGCCACACATTTTCACAAGAACGTCACTTATCAAATAAAACTGCccccaaataataaataaataaaaccaaagcaaatgGAGAAGCAAACCAAAACACAACGGATATACAACACAGATTTCTCACCCAGAAGAAAGcgcgtttgagtcctggccaagCCTGTCCCTAAAATCCCCCTTGGGCATCCCTCAGGGATTCTCTGTTAAGGCCTGGAGTAAGGCCTGGAACCAAAGCACAGACCTCATCACCATTCCCTCCAGGTGGATAAACAGTGAGTAGCCTAAGGCCCCACGGCAGCTAGAGCTCTTGGTGCATGTAAACCAGGCAGTAAACATTATAGGCGCAgctgcttcctctgcctctcccctttcACCCGCCCCATGGCAATAACACCATTTCTCCATGTGAACCATCCTGCAAATGTCTTGGAAATTATCTATTAGCTCCTAGTCTAGGGGAGGGGGAATGcattttcttctctgacccacagTGCCATTTCTATCACTCTTAGAAACTCTTAGCTCTACCTACTACAAGAACAAAACTAACATTTCTTTCAAACTCAAATTCAAGATTTAGAAGatgatcttcaaaaaaatatattttcttcgtatttgagagagagaaactctcatccctggctcactcctcaaacgtCCCTAATAgactgggctgagtcaggctgaagccaagcagcAGGAATTCACTCTGAGTctgatggcaaggacccaaggactgcagccatcatctgctgcctcccaaggtgtgcactgccagcaggaagctggatcaggagtgggaGTGcggggacttgatcccaggcactacCGTAAGGGATGCAGCTGTCCAAGAGAAGTCTGAACCACAGCGCACCCAAGGCTTGCCTCagagataacatttttttttttaacatgatggCTAGGTGGCAGAAAAACCAACGTAATATCCAAGTGCTTCTTTTATGAACTTTTACATCTCAGCTGAAGTTCCAATAACTTAGGGACTGAGAGTGAAGCTTCTGAAATCAGACAGCCTGGATTTGAGTTTTGGCTTTTCCACTGACTGAGTAGCCTGGAGCACATCACTTCAATAAGCCAACATTTCATCTGTCAACACAGCAATTTTGAGAAGACCTAAGGAATCTGAAATTGGTGCAATCTGGTGACAACTGTTTGCGAATGCAGGCTGCTAAGCCTGGTCTCGTCCCAGGCTCTCATTTCTCCCTGACAGCCTGGCCCCTCCATGCCCCTCACCAGAAACACACCCATCAACACAGACTTTATTgtgtgcctacacacacacttttaGGTACTATCCTGCCTTCTTTGAGAAAGTGGTATTTAACTACTGCCAGCCTATGTGGCACTTCCTTAAAATAAGCCTTTGTAATTGAGCACAGATTTTAAAactctggaaaacagcagaaactgCATCCCAGATCCTGTATCCAAACTCTCTCACTCCACCGGCTCAGATACTCTGAGCAGTTCCCTCTTTTTCcatggaaagaaaaatgattcaTGTCTTCCTTCATGAGCTCCTGGTACCCCAGAGCCAGCTTAATTTATATCCCACTCCCTAGCTAAGGAAACTGAAAACTCCGCTGCCAAGTGGTCCCAGTTGGAATTGGAAGACCGGGTAAGGGAAGGTTCACACTCAACACTAAGAGTGTGCCAGCTGCACTGAGCCAAGTGCATAAAGTTCACGACACATCTTCCAGAAAAGTTTCTCCAGTGCTGACCTGGTAACTGGCTACTGGGCAGTATTTACAGAGTGGACACCAGGGGGTAGCACAGTCTCACTCTCCTGGCTCCCTGACACTAAGGCAAGAAAGCTGCAGAATGACTCCAGGATCCCATTAGCCGCAGTTGGAAAAAGCCTCATCTCTGCTAGCAAGACGGTCACTGCGGTTTGCGGCCCTAGATTGCGTTTGAGGCCATGGAACACAAGAGTTCTTTTCGCCTCCAAAaaggatttattctttttttttttttccagacccAGCAGAGCAGAGCGGAGAAAGGGCGGAGTTTAGCATCCTGAGAAGGTGAGGTAAGAGCCATGACCTGGCTGCCCCCTCTGGCTGTTCCAACAACTCTGGTGGGGGGGGTGCAGCTACTCCTTCCGGTAGTAGGAGTCAGCTTTCCCCACCCTCCACCTTCagtatgaaagaaagaaagacatcttccaccgGCTGGTCCACTGCCCAAATTTTTGCCTGCCAtaggtagggctgggccaggttgaaggggagagtccagaactcaatctgagctttccacgtgggtggtggggacctggTGCTACCTTCCAGAGTACACAACATTAGCTATGAGTTGCAATctaagcggggggggggggggggggggatggaggCGGGCTGGCGGCGCAGGGCAGGGAGAGTGGAATTCAGGCACTCCAGGAGACACACCCGGCTGCCCCCAAACTCTTGCCAGCCAAGGCAGGGCAGAGCGGCCCGTTACCTGGCATTCCTTTCTGTTACCTGGCATTCCTTCTCCTTGGCAATGCTCCCCCTTGGCATTGCCAACCTGTACCTCCATCTACCCAAGTCCTCCAGccgccccatccccacccctagCTTTCATTTCCTACCCAGACCCGGTTGGGGATGCTGGGCTTGGTGGTGGGGAAATGGAAGGGAGATAATGAAACTTGGACTTTGTTTACTAGCTCGCCCCAGCAGCCTGTGTACCGCCTCCGATCCTCCTAGCCACTGCCCTGAGCCTTTGCTGAGTCTGCGGCCTCCTACAAGAAGCAGGGTCTGGTAGCATCCAGTCCTGAGGTCTAGCTAGGGAACTGGTGCCTTTTCTAGAGAGATGGGGTTGGAGGGCCCCCGAATAGAAAACATGGCTCAAAGTGCATGCCCCTGTGGAAGTTCCTGAACCCGCGGCCTGCACGCCTCAGCTACCACATCTCGCCCCCTCCCCCCAATTCCAAGCTCCCACCGCGCCCTAATTTCCCCCGCCCCCGCCTTCCTGAGGCAGCACAGAGGAGCCCATTGTCGTGGTCTGGAGGGCTCGAGGCTGGAGAAGAAGATGGAAggcgggaggaggagggtgggcaaGTCCCAGGGGAGTAGGGGAAGCCCCGGGTTTCTTGTTCCCCTCCGCGCGACCCAAAGTTGGTTGGAGTGAGGACCTGGGGATCCCCAGGTCAGATCCCGCCAAAGTCTGGTAGCCCAGCAGTGCGGAGGGTCCCCAGGGAGTTAGAGCCTGGATCCTTCCCGCCCTGGACAAACAACCCCTATCCTGGGCAGGAGCCGCGGGGAGGGGAATGCGCGCATGCCCCGCGTGGAAGCCGAACCCATCCCGCCCGGAGCCAGGCGATGGTGGGAAAAGAGTGGCGTCCACGGCCCGGGGGAGGAGGAGTGGGCTCCGAGGGTGAG from Ochotona princeps isolate mOchPri1 chromosome 6, mOchPri1.hap1, whole genome shotgun sequence encodes the following:
- the LOC101532047 gene encoding ribonuclease 7; protein product: MAPAKTQFQCLLLVLLLGLWVAESPVSAKPSGMTSAQWFETQHVQPDPEPCSTAMPKINQYNKYCKNINTFLHETFTSVIPICNTPSIACKNGNDNCHESSAPVSMTNCQYVSGSYPDCKYKQTEQVANYIVACDPPQAKDDSSYKLLPVHFDKIV